One Mercurialis annua linkage group LG3, ddMerAnnu1.2, whole genome shotgun sequence DNA window includes the following coding sequences:
- the LOC126673863 gene encoding transcription factor PRE6-like: MSSRRSRQPSVPRITDDQIIGLVSKLRHLLPEIRHRRSDKVSASKVLQETCNYIRNLHREVDDLSDRLSHLLSTIDADSPEAAIIRSLIM, from the exons ATGTCTAGCCGAAGGTCGAGACAACCGAGCGTTCCTAGAATCACCGACGATCAAATCATCGGCCTCGTCTCCAAGTTACGCCACCTTCTTCCCGAGATTCGCCATAGGCGCTCCGATAAG GTATCAGCTTCAAAGGTTCTACAGGAAACCTGCAACTATATCAGGAACTTGCACAGAGAAGTTGATGACTTAAGTGACCGATTGTCTCATCTTTTGTCTACAATTGATGCTGATAGTCCTGAAGCTGCTATTATTCGGAGTTTAATCATGTAA